acattcttattggttgaaatttcttcttttttcttcttataaaaagtttttctcatttgaaccctccactatatatatatatatatatatatatatatatatatatatatatattggtgaatttttgttaaagataatattccagaaaaattaatacaaaattaagtataagaatacttaacgaatacaagaaaatacgtatttttgtacgtataaatacacaccggaatacgacaccAATACATGCAAAAACATACAAGTATATGAATACGAATacgaatacacccatccttgggaagaatATACATGTATGAACACATGAAAAGTaacaagttaaaatattattctaacaattattccaaaattttataaatttaatttaagttaaaatatttattattttaacaaataattatataacttggaataatattaaagacacaatgaaacgtaactcaaagacactaattaatacaAAGTCAAGgaacgacccgctcgtctaatagaacatagcacgttgtaggtagtcgtgtgcACTAGGAGAAGCTTTGAGTTACAGTTGATATCGAAGAACGCAAaaccgtgagttcatgtcccccttttcttttaactgtttttggttttataacttcgggggtgaaatacatgttacaaatgatacaatgattacaaagggtatggttagctaaggaaaatactgttagatcatgtgaatgggtaggcgttatcttgagaccattaatccttgttaaggaccgaggggcatgagtgatagatctatttgacTATGTTTGGATACTAAAACAATGTGGTTCGtatgttttgaaacttaatttatggatgacaacatggttttatcatatagatgtttgttatggttgaatgcaatggtattaataagggtcacacataatcacgcttccgcaaaagtcagggtgtgacagtttggtatcagagcttcgattgtaacGAACTAGGATTTctcctcgagtctagactacaatcatcaGGGATCTcatgaaaatatttttacaacatgttttcattgcatacacaaaacgcccagatccatgGAACGAACATGTTTACAAAAGAAAAGACATGAAGCACGATTGTAAGGTTTACTTTTGTGGtctagtctgggagactaggtggtttagtctgggagactaggtggtttagtctgggagactaggaaggATACATGATTTCATGATACATTGTCTTTGATTGCATATTAAATGATAGTGgttaatatatgtgcatatgttatgATTGTTCTGTTATAGACACTATGTCTTCATCCGAGAGTGGATTGTCCGACACTAATGACCTTATGGCTATTGTGTCCGATGACGAGATCGCACCAGAGCCAGAGATCTTTACCTCAGATACTGAGAGCGACCCAGATATGCTGTCAGACGACGACGACGACTTTCAGCCGTTTGCGTTGCCTGATTTTGGAGATGACTTACCACTTGCTGATGGTATTCCAGACGAGGATCCTTTTGTTGTTCCCATTCCCGTCCATGATCATCTTATCATCGGGCATCCCAATGGTGAGCATATCATGGCACCGATCCTCGCTCCTGTTCCTTTAGTGGTCATCCCTCCTGAGGATTGGCCttttgatgatctgtttgatgatgattttgatctGTTTGTTGATGGTCCTCCCGATGATGCCCATGGTGATGGAGAACTAGATGAGGACGTTGTTGCTAGTCCACTCCCTGAGATCCCTGTTATTGAGATTTCCTCTGACTCTAGTTTGCACTCTGTCTCAGATTCCATTGAGTCCGTGACGTCTTCCGCCTTGCAGGCAGTTGGATTACGACGCTATGCCACTGATTCTAATGATGATACAGCCATGTCAGCTGCACCGTCTCCTCCACACGATCCCGAGCTTGATCTTGAGCTAGATTTTATTCTTGATGATCAGCCCgatgttgcacctgctgatcCTGAGCCTTTACTTGATCATGACCCTATTCCTTTTGGCATACCTGACATTGCACCTCTTATACCTGACCCAGTTCCTGCACCGGCTGACCCTCCTGTTGTTGAGCCATTTGTTCCTGCAcccgcacccgctgatgttgctcctttTCATCCTGTGGAGTCTGATGTTCATCGTGTTGATTTGCCTATTGTCTACTTGCaggacatacccgcaccccgCTCAGGGGAAGGCACTTCAGGCCACTAGCCTAGTCATGACCCTCATGTTCCAGCAGCTATTCCACATATTCCCCAGCCTGCACCATTTTCTCCTTTTACTTCTTCACCACTGGATGAGCCATTCCGATGGTCCTCACCGCATTCCATGCCGATCTCAGACCCCTACCATCCCTCTCATTTTGTTGGCTATACACATGATGAGTTACTTTATTCGCTTCAGCTTGGATTTGAAGTTATGAGTCGCAGAGTCTTGGAGCTTGAGTCGATACCGCATCCATTACCGTGTCCTTGTCAGTATGCTTCCGTTCCCCCTCGATCATCACTGCCTCCTTTCACACGTCCACCTGCTCCTCTTACTCCTTTTCCAGAGTTTGATCCTCGATTTCTTACGGTCGAGCAGCAGACCCGTTATTTGCTTCATCATGTGcacaagctcgaggaggagctTGCACATGTCCTCAGTTTGATTTTCCTCTCTGCCCCTCCTCCGCCATCAGTACAGTAGGTTTTTGGTCTTATGCAGATTGCACTACCTGTGATGAGAGCACCACTATCGAGTTGAGCTTGCGAAGCCTGTTGGAAACCACCTTTTGATTGTAAGACTTCTGTAGATTGGTAGACTTGTTGGACAAGGTTAGTGTGATCCTGTGTTCCCTTTGATATGATACACTTTGTGAAGCATGTAACAATACTTTGTGGTCGATGATTAATGAAAGCGCAAACGTTATGTTCTCATTAATTGCATTGTTGATTtacttgtttatgttgtgattgtGTTATAGCATGATTGCCTGGTTTGATGATTGATTGTGTGTATGTACATACGACCCCTAGACAACTATATACGTTTATTTAGCACGTAAGACCTGACCAATCCAATCTCCTTCTTAAAAGATATCTCATCAAGAGATCATTCGGCTGACCGAGGCAGAATTACAAGCGCACATCACACAGGCCATAGCTCAGCACAAGGTTCTTCGCTACAGACACAGCGGAAGTACCTCAGGTAATAACCcacctaacggtaatgtttaagtcacctaagacacattacaatacgTTTGGACATTTCTGAGTGTGCTTTGCTAATGCTTTCTGTGATGATGTTGCTTGGGTACAGGCTGTACCTACAGGCAGTTTTTGGACTGTAGGCCTCTGTAAGATGGGTCGAGAATACGGATTATGTTTTGCGAATTATGTTTTGCAAATGAGCAATTGTACTCCAGAGCAACAAGTCACGTATATTTCTACACTGTTTCAAgatgaggctctgtcatggtggaaccttcaggttcagacgtCCGGCGAGACTACTGCATATGCTTTGACAtgggatgagctgaaggagctgATGCGTAATAAAGTATTGTTCTCAGATAGAAATCCAGAAGCTGGAAATTAAATTCTAGAACcgaaagatggaaggtccaaggGTAGTAGAATATGTGTAGAGACTTCAAGAATTGTCGCGAGTTGTTCCATATCTGGTGGAACCAGAGTTTAAAAGGATGGAACGATTCATCCGGGGATTGGCGCTTCAGATTCTGAGCTTGATGACGGCATCAACGCCTCCAACAACTATCGATGCGAGTAACCTGAGTATGGCACACactaaagaagcaattagattgGAAAAACTTTCAACCCCTGGTGAGAAGGAGACTGGAGtcatctggaaagaacaaaaggaagctcacTGATTTCCAAAAGGATACTCGGTCGAATAACAACaatgccaaaaagggaaaagagtacatgggtatcCTCCCTAAGTGCGACAACTATCTACGTCATCATATTGGGCAATGTAGGTATAGGAAATGTGAAACTTGTGGGAAAATTGGTCATCTTAAGGAGACGTGTTGGTATGGTGCTGGACATGGAAAAGAAGGTCAAGATGGTAGCGGAAATCGTgaaggaaacaacaacaacaacaactatcaAGGCGGAAGTGGCACTGATCAAGAACTAGGTCAAGATTGCTTTAATCGTGGTAGCATAGGGCATCCCAGGAAGGAGTACCCTAGAGACAATCAGGCCAGTGGGAAGGTTTACTTGGGAACTAAGCCAAGATGTGATTGagtgcaagtatcaccatgaaGGTCGATGTCTGAGGCCTAAGTGCGATAGGTGCGGAAAGGAAGGACACAACAAGGATGCCTGTTGGGTGAAGTATCCCAGACAAGGAGAAAATGATGATGGCAACCAAGACGGAAACGAAAATAATAAAGTTCCAGGCTGCTACAGATGTGGGGATgtggggcactttaggaaagattgccctaggAAGATTAACCAAGACCGTGGAAGAGCGTACAACATTGGAGCTTGTGAAGCATGCCAGGGTCCGAACGaagtcactggtacgttccctgctaatcaacgctttgcatctgtgcTATTTGATACTAGTACCGACTATAGCTCGTATAcctagagtttaagaatatacttggttcaatagctagtaagttagatatcccgaactcgatagaactagctaatgggaagctttGACGTTGTAATTGGGATGGATTAGTTGTCAAGCAATCGAGCGGAGATTGTTATCCGCATGCCGATGGCGAATAAAGAAACGATCGTGATTCATGAGGAGAAGCAGGATACGCCCCTACGGATTATCAGTCGTTTGAAGGTACATAAGTTTTTGCGCAAAGGATGTGTGCCTACTTGGCTCTTGTCGTGAACAAAGAAGCCGAAGAACCCAAGCTCGAAGATATCCATGTgataagggaatatcctgaagtcttccccgaagacacGCCAGGATTACCGCCTCAATGACAAGTCGAATTTCgcattgacttggttccaggcaccgcacctgtagccaaggcatcctaccgacttgcgccttcaGAATGCAGGAGTTGTCAGCATAACTCCAGGGTTTGCTAGATAAGGGATTTATAAGGCCAAGcatctcgccttggggagctccagttctgttcgtcaaaaagaaagatggtagctttcgaatgtgcattgactaccgggagttgaacaagctaaccatcaagaaatTAGTATCCCTGCTGAGGATtaatgatttattcgaccagctgcaaggatccaactactattccaagatcgttCTTCGATCAGGTTATCGCTAGCTGCGGactcaggaagaaagtataccaaaGTACAGTGAGTCAACAAGTTGCTTTTAGACATACGCTAATATTGTGCTTTCTACACAGTGCACAAAACAGTTTTAACACAGAATACAAAGCTTTGAGAATCTAGGAGACATGTTCTTAAGACCTTCGGGAACTTAGGTCAAAACTCATTAAAGGATATCACTTAGGAACCACGTCCGTTAACTCAAGCAAACCCCATTATTCTGACGTATATGCTATTTCAGTTAACCGAACAGATAAAGCACTCGAAATTCTTATATTGAAATTTCCACTTTTGCTTCTAGCAAGTAGAATTTTGCATCTCTACTTCTCTTAATGGTGGTTGTGTCATGACAATTTTCTTCACTAAAGCAAACACTCCTTTGTCTCTATACTTGATCATTTCTTCATAATAGCGAATACTCATTGTTTCATTTCTTTgaaattcatatgttacgcatgcaccATTTGTTATGAAcatggtttcgtttcgaataagcgcttcatcaaagttcaaatattattttgctaaatctaattattgatttgtgattcgaatgacctacattattataattgttggctcctttgctatcaagtcaacacactttcttgaaatttcttttctttccagttacatacatggtttatcCTTGTAACCATGCCAAAAATTCTTTTATCGATACATACGTTTATTATCAGATTGCgctgaaaccaagttcaattgcttgaacttgtccATTTCGCATATTCGATTCAAgacatatgatgtattgaaagcATCATATTCAAATGCATTTTTGCAAGCATTTCATTTGTTCCGAGTCGCactagacttgtttggtctacgactaCATTAAATCGTTTGTTGGTTTCGACACCTTGTAGTGATGTTTTCACTAAATtaaagcttgcgctaatctcggtTACGCATTTCATACACgaatttaattgtttatttattgacTAGCTCTAAATCCGTTCTGTTTTATCATAATTAAAGccgtcttaacacaatcgtgtgctaagacaatggtacataaactcattttacattccaatgtacctcctaacggtTCTTTCATTATCGATCGAATGCCTTGCAGTATTTATTGCTTTTTCATCTTCGGTCGGAAACGGTAGTGCTTTGGTGTTGTATATTCAATTGAAAATTTTCAGGTTTGCTTCATTACACTTTCATTTGaattcaaacacggtgaacttattcggtcaccactattattgaattatgtcatgacgacaccttgtggtgtcggtacaaacttgtagcttgtgctaatcatggtcaaccgtttcacatggaactacacatacttttgtttgacttgtcatttaaacattcttaatgcaactacgaattaagacaatgatacatcAGATTCaattgtatttcatttcggtgtattcTCGCGATTTAATAATGTCAACACACAAATTTTATTCATTCATTTGTTTGAAGGCTGACGCGTCATTTTCATGTCATTATTACAT
The Helianthus annuus cultivar XRQ/B chromosome 6, HanXRQr2.0-SUNRISE, whole genome shotgun sequence genome window above contains:
- the LOC110944942 gene encoding uncharacterized protein LOC110944942, yielding MGILPKCDNYLRHHIGQCRYRKCETCGKIGHLKETCWYGAGHGKEGQDGSGNREGNNNNNNYQGGSGTDQELGQDCFNRGSIGHPRKEYPRDNQASGKVYLGTKPRCD